The following coding sequences lie in one Erwinia amylovora genomic window:
- a CDS encoding DUF1435 domain-containing protein: MFKRLDSGWGVLVPCAMMPLLAVMKLSFAEWRMLMVTAFLATVFMLFHKRLRHFMLLPSCMAFAGGLTAISVNFSSV; this comes from the coding sequence ATGTTCAAAAGACTGGACAGTGGCTGGGGCGTGCTGGTGCCCTGTGCAATGATGCCATTGCTGGCAGTGATGAAACTGTCATTTGCCGAATGGCGCATGCTAATGGTAACAGCGTTTTTGGCCACGGTATTCATGCTGTTTCATAAGCGGCTGCGTCACTTCATGCTGCTGCCGTCCTGCATGGCTTTTGCCGGTGGACTTACGGCGATCTCGGTGAATTTTAGCTCGGTATAG
- a CDS encoding DUF2946 family protein translates to MLTILHSVTHRRFAACFALLAMLLLFIAPVISTSLAQQRGGNSMMMHHAMGMAMEMDMSADDRSLAEADPAAGKTQHPVRPIMDDSACGYCLLLVHLPLDLLPSWLLWSASLVAEIPNVTRSPPPLARFTPGFFHPRAPPRYGASR, encoded by the coding sequence ATGTTAACGATCCTGCACTCTGTCACACATCGCCGTTTTGCCGCCTGCTTCGCCCTGCTGGCCATGCTGCTGCTGTTTATTGCTCCGGTGATTTCAACATCACTGGCGCAGCAACGCGGCGGCAACAGCATGATGATGCATCATGCCATGGGCATGGCGATGGAGATGGATATGTCAGCGGACGATCGTTCGCTGGCCGAAGCCGATCCAGCCGCCGGCAAGACTCAACACCCCGTGCGACCGATAATGGATGACAGCGCTTGCGGCTACTGCCTGCTGCTGGTGCATCTGCCGCTCGATTTGCTGCCGTCGTGGCTGCTATGGTCAGCGTCCCTGGTGGCAGAGATCCCGAACGTGACGCGGTCCCCGCCGCCACTGGCCCGTTTTACCCCAGGCTTCTTCCATCCACGCGCCCCACCCCGCTACGGCGCTTCACGTTAG
- a CDS encoding GGDEF domain-containing protein, whose protein sequence is MNLQSYDELLDSKQRLSLMLFLFLNIAAATFCILRVIHHATLKVTVPTIAIIITSAVLLALMLLKPVTKFPLLNLAAAIGGILWAWHITIRYQQALYLDGAYLLVALVSVLFISAIALGDYLPAFILHTAPTSIAVLTLDKSQSMLIILFIIILPLLGFTLHHLMLRQRDKFTRRLVRQLYEEKETYCDLSMLDPLTGLYNRRGLKNRLADIADQLTGNHYVLLLDIDHFKAYNDNYGHAMGDQALTRVSVAIRDAVRSRDIVTRYGGEEFLVLLTNVNESIAIKQAERIREFVLGLEIPHRFNDKVATQVTISVGVAPLIADDFDKALAHADRALYLAKSRGRNRVTHLQDAAKMPLGKPADIV, encoded by the coding sequence ATGAATTTGCAAAGCTACGATGAGTTACTGGACAGCAAGCAACGGCTGTCGTTGATGCTGTTTCTTTTCCTCAACATCGCTGCGGCAACCTTTTGCATCCTTCGCGTCATTCATCATGCAACATTGAAGGTCACCGTACCGACCATCGCCATTATCATCACCAGCGCCGTATTACTCGCGTTAATGCTGTTAAAACCTGTAACGAAGTTTCCGCTTTTAAATCTCGCTGCGGCGATCGGCGGAATACTGTGGGCATGGCATATCACTATCCGGTATCAGCAGGCTTTGTATCTTGATGGCGCTTATCTTCTGGTTGCGCTGGTCAGCGTGTTATTCATCAGCGCCATTGCACTGGGAGACTATCTGCCCGCCTTTATTCTGCATACGGCACCGACTTCGATCGCCGTTCTGACGCTCGATAAAAGCCAAAGTATGCTTATCATCCTGTTTATCATTATTCTGCCGCTGCTGGGTTTTACTCTGCATCATCTGATGCTGCGGCAGCGCGATAAGTTCACCCGGCGTCTGGTCCGGCAGCTCTATGAAGAGAAGGAAACCTACTGTGACCTGAGTATGCTGGACCCGCTGACCGGGCTGTATAACCGCCGCGGTCTTAAGAACCGCCTGGCGGATATCGCTGATCAGCTCACCGGCAATCATTATGTCCTGCTGCTGGATATCGACCATTTCAAAGCCTATAACGACAATTACGGTCACGCGATGGGCGATCAGGCGCTGACGCGCGTGTCGGTAGCTATACGCGATGCGGTGCGCTCCCGCGATATCGTTACCCGCTATGGCGGTGAAGAATTTCTGGTGTTACTGACCAATGTCAACGAATCCATTGCCATAAAGCAGGCCGAACGTATTCGTGAGTTCGTTCTGGGTCTTGAGATCCCCCACAGATTCAACGATAAGGTCGCTACCCAGGTCACCATCAGCGTGGGTGTTGCGCCATTAATAGCAGATGATTTTGACAAGGCGCTGGCCCATGCTGACCGGGCATTGTATCTGGCTAAAAGCCGGGGGCGTAACAGGGTTACCCACCTTCAGGACGCGGCAAAAATGCCGCTCGGTAAACCTGCAGATATCGTATAA
- the tssK gene encoding type VI secretion system baseplate subunit TssK, giving the protein MSKAEKVVWTEGMFLRPHHFQQSENYLQSTLRDWGQAQRPWLWGLHDIEFDESMLRQGKVALLSASGLLPDGTVFSFRNGQDAPAPLLIPDNLTQGKVVLALPARRGGREEVIFSEAADSLARFISFEREVDDVNAMAVGQAAVQFGRLRLRLMLESELSAEWTAIGVARISEKRSDHQLRLDASYIPPMLNAINQSQLMEYIGDIHALLAQRSQQIGQRLQQPGRFNTADMVDFMLLTLINQQLGHISHLKSLPLLHPETLFHGWLTFAAELTSWMPSRTPDGALPTYQHDDLAGCFSQLLLLLRQGLSQVMEENALQLPLTERSHGLNVATVPESSMVREFGFVLAVRANVPADAIQTHFPAQMKVAPVTKIRDLVQLQLPGIMLRAMPAAPPQIPWHAGYNYFQLDKGSELWQEMEKSGTFALHLAGEFPGLEMEFWAIRSHAV; this is encoded by the coding sequence ATGAGCAAGGCAGAAAAAGTAGTCTGGACCGAAGGAATGTTTCTGCGTCCGCATCATTTCCAGCAGAGCGAAAACTACCTGCAGAGCACGCTGCGCGACTGGGGACAGGCGCAGCGCCCGTGGCTGTGGGGCCTGCACGACATTGAATTTGATGAATCGATGCTGCGCCAGGGCAAAGTTGCGCTGCTCTCGGCCAGCGGCCTGCTGCCGGACGGCACGGTATTTTCCTTCCGCAATGGGCAAGATGCCCCGGCGCCGCTGTTAATCCCTGATAACCTGACTCAGGGCAAAGTGGTACTGGCGCTGCCGGCGCGGCGCGGCGGCCGTGAAGAGGTGATCTTCAGCGAAGCGGCCGATTCGCTGGCGCGCTTTATCAGCTTCGAGCGCGAAGTCGATGATGTTAACGCCATGGCGGTCGGTCAGGCGGCGGTACAGTTTGGCCGTTTACGTCTGCGGCTGATGCTGGAAAGTGAACTCAGCGCCGAATGGACCGCCATCGGCGTGGCGCGTATCAGCGAAAAGCGTAGTGACCACCAACTACGCCTTGACGCCAGCTATATTCCACCGATGCTTAATGCCATCAACCAGTCACAGCTGATGGAATACATCGGTGATATCCACGCCCTGCTGGCGCAGCGCAGCCAGCAGATTGGCCAGCGCTTACAGCAGCCCGGACGCTTTAACACCGCCGATATGGTGGACTTTATGCTGCTGACGCTGATTAATCAGCAGCTGGGGCATATCAGCCACCTGAAAAGCTTGCCGCTGCTCCATCCTGAAACGCTGTTCCACGGCTGGCTCACCTTTGCGGCTGAACTGACCAGCTGGATGCCGTCGCGCACCCCGGACGGCGCACTCCCGACCTACCAACACGACGATCTGGCTGGCTGTTTCAGTCAGCTGCTGCTGTTGCTGCGTCAGGGGCTGTCGCAGGTGATGGAAGAGAATGCGCTTCAGCTGCCGCTGACCGAGCGCTCTCACGGGCTGAACGTGGCGACCGTGCCGGAGTCCTCAATGGTGCGCGAGTTTGGCTTTGTGCTGGCGGTGCGTGCCAACGTGCCGGCCGACGCGATACAAACCCACTTCCCGGCGCAGATGAAGGTGGCTCCGGTGACGAAAATCCGCGATCTGGTTCAGCTGCAGCTGCCGGGCATTATGCTGCGCGCCATGCCCGCCGCGCCGCCGCAGATCCCGTGGCACGCCGGCTACAACTATTTTCAGCTCGATAAGGGCAGCGAACTGTGGCAGGAAATGGAAAAGTCCGGCACCTTCGCGCTGCACCTGGCCGGTGAATTCCCGGGGCTGGAGATGGAGTTCTGGGCAATCCGCAGTCACGCAGTCTGA
- the rimI gene encoding ribosomal protein S18-alanine N-acetyltransferase has protein sequence MNLISLLTPHDLDAAFAIEQRSHAFPWTEKTFASNQGERYLNFRLTVDGVLAAFAITQVVLDEATLFNLAVDPAFQRRGLGRELLRHLIDELKQRSVMTLWLEVRASNRSAIALYEQLNFNEVSVRRHYYPTAGGKEDAIIMALTI, from the coding sequence ATGAATCTGATTTCTTTACTCACCCCGCACGACCTTGACGCTGCGTTTGCCATTGAGCAGCGCAGCCACGCTTTTCCCTGGACGGAAAAGACCTTTGCCAGCAATCAGGGCGAACGTTATCTCAACTTCCGGCTTACGGTGGATGGGGTGCTGGCCGCTTTCGCCATTACTCAGGTGGTGCTGGATGAAGCCACGCTGTTTAACCTGGCGGTAGATCCGGCATTTCAGCGCCGTGGTCTTGGGCGTGAACTGCTACGGCATCTTATTGATGAACTTAAACAGCGCAGCGTCATGACCCTGTGGCTGGAGGTTCGTGCTTCGAACCGTTCCGCTATCGCGCTTTATGAGCAGCTTAATTTTAATGAGGTCTCTGTTCGCCGTCATTACTATCCGACGGCAGGTGGTAAAGAAGATGCAATTATCATGGCGCTGACCATTTAA
- the yjjG gene encoding pyrimidine 5'-nucleotidase — translation MLNNWDWILFDADDTLFHFDAFAGLQRIFQRYDVAFSRADYDDYQAINQPLWVDYQNGNISALQLQHQRFEGWAAKLDVTAQSLNSGFLAAMAELCTPLPGAVELLNALKGRVKIGIITNGFTALQQARLEHTGLSGYFDLLVISEQVGSAKPHPAIFDYALNQMANPPRNRVLMVGDNPDSDILGGINAGMATCWLNHNDRNKPQGIHPDWQVSSLTELQILLGA, via the coding sequence ATGCTTAACAACTGGGACTGGATTTTATTTGACGCGGACGACACGCTGTTTCACTTTGACGCGTTTGCCGGTTTGCAGCGGATTTTTCAACGCTACGATGTCGCGTTCAGTCGTGCCGACTACGACGACTATCAGGCGATTAACCAGCCGCTATGGGTTGATTACCAGAATGGCAACATCAGTGCGTTACAGTTACAGCACCAGCGTTTTGAGGGCTGGGCAGCAAAGCTGGATGTGACGGCACAAAGCCTCAATAGCGGTTTTCTGGCGGCGATGGCTGAACTTTGTACTCCGCTACCCGGAGCTGTTGAACTCCTCAATGCGCTAAAGGGCCGGGTTAAAATTGGCATTATCACTAACGGATTTACCGCGCTACAGCAGGCACGGCTTGAACATACCGGCTTGTCCGGCTACTTCGACCTGCTGGTGATATCTGAGCAGGTGGGATCCGCTAAACCGCATCCGGCAATCTTTGATTATGCGCTGAATCAAATGGCTAATCCGCCGCGCAACCGTGTACTGATGGTGGGTGACAATCCGGACTCAGATATTCTCGGCGGCATAAACGCCGGCATGGCGACCTGCTGGCTGAACCATAATGACCGCAATAAGCCGCAAGGCATCCATCCTGACTGGCAGGTCTCCTCCCTGACCGAATTGCAGATTTTACTGGGCGCGTAA
- a CDS encoding DotU family type VI secretion system protein, whose product MKQQRHSDAAQTGMNGANGHNPLVAAANPLLNAIPQIRHSVAHPDPAGLRQRLVDEIRQFEMHCQRAGLPWEVIIGARYCLCTALDEAAALTPWGGRGVWPGNGLLVTFHNETWGGEKFFQLLARLSQTPREQIALLELINFCLQLGFEGRYRVMDNGRSQLETIRQRLLQMIRSVRGGYAPPLSAHPEDHPVTRQLWRPLVPLWACSAVVGFLACLLYILLNWRLGDYTSPVLASIYQTTLPEVSIHNPAPPPPAAVNLKTFLRPEIEQGLVAVRDEADRSVVTLKGDGLFTSASTEVRGRYAEVLDRVAAAMNSVSGRILVVGYSDNVPIRSARFASNYELSLARAQSVSEQLQQHLTQPQRVKAEGRGESNPLAPNNSAGNRARNRRVEITLLVSPGSTRAELNDMAQGN is encoded by the coding sequence ATGAAACAGCAAAGACATTCAGATGCCGCCCAGACGGGTATGAACGGTGCCAACGGTCATAATCCCCTGGTCGCCGCCGCCAACCCGTTGCTGAACGCCATTCCCCAGATCCGCCATTCGGTCGCCCATCCCGATCCTGCCGGACTGCGTCAGCGGCTGGTCGACGAAATTCGCCAGTTTGAAATGCATTGCCAGCGTGCCGGGCTGCCCTGGGAAGTGATTATCGGCGCACGTTACTGCCTGTGTACCGCGCTGGATGAAGCCGCTGCGCTTACTCCCTGGGGTGGGCGCGGCGTCTGGCCCGGCAACGGGCTGCTGGTTACCTTTCATAATGAAACCTGGGGCGGCGAAAAATTTTTCCAGCTGCTGGCGCGTCTGTCGCAGACGCCACGTGAGCAGATCGCCCTGCTGGAGCTGATTAATTTCTGCCTGCAGCTGGGCTTTGAAGGGCGCTACCGGGTGATGGATAACGGGCGCTCCCAGCTGGAGACCATCAGGCAGCGGCTGTTGCAGATGATCCGCTCGGTGCGCGGTGGCTATGCACCGCCGCTGTCGGCACATCCCGAAGACCATCCGGTAACGCGACAACTGTGGCGGCCGCTGGTGCCGCTGTGGGCCTGTAGCGCCGTGGTGGGCTTCCTCGCCTGTCTGCTCTATATCCTGCTTAACTGGCGGCTGGGTGATTATACCAGCCCGGTGCTGGCCTCGATTTACCAGACCACGCTACCGGAAGTGAGCATTCACAATCCGGCTCCGCCGCCGCCGGCAGCGGTTAATCTGAAAACCTTTCTGCGGCCCGAAATCGAACAGGGGCTGGTGGCGGTGCGCGACGAGGCCGACCGCAGCGTAGTGACGCTAAAAGGTGACGGCCTGTTTACCTCCGCCTCCACCGAAGTCCGTGGCCGCTACGCCGAGGTGCTGGATCGCGTTGCCGCCGCGATGAACAGCGTGAGCGGCCGCATTCTGGTGGTGGGCTACAGCGATAATGTACCGATCCGCAGCGCGCGCTTTGCCTCCAACTACGAGCTATCTCTGGCGCGTGCGCAGTCGGTTTCCGAGCAATTGCAGCAGCATCTTACACAGCCGCAGCGGGTGAAAGCGGAAGGGCGGGGCGAAAGCAACCCGCTCGCGCCGAACAACAGCGCCGGGAACCGCGCCCGCAACCGACGCGTAGAGATCACCCTGCTGGTTTCGCCGGGCAGCACCCGGGCCGAGCTGAACGACATGGCGCAAGGAAATTAA
- the rsmC gene encoding 16S rRNA (guanine(1207)-N(2))-methyltransferase RsmC: MSAFTPASEVILRHSDEFTQRRVLFAGDLQDDLPAQLETALSRVHTQQYHHWQILSRVLGENAHYGLVASAAMAADCDTLVYYWPKNKPEAQYQLQNLLALLPIGSDIFVVGENRSGVRSAEQMVADWAKLEKIDSARRCGLYHGRLDSHPTFDADAFWDEYPLGEITVKTLPGVFSRDGLDIGSQLLLSTLKPHMKGKVLDVGCGAGVLSAMLASFSPKVRLTLTDVNAAAIASSKATLAANQLEGDVFASNVWSDISGRFDMIMSNPPFHDGVQTSLDAAQTLIRGAVSHLNTGGELRIVANAFLPYPQVLDEAFGSHEVLLQNGRFKVYRAVKGRPAKK; encoded by the coding sequence ATGTCCGCATTTACCCCGGCCAGTGAAGTGATACTGCGCCACAGTGATGAATTTACCCAACGCCGCGTGCTGTTTGCTGGCGATCTGCAGGATGACCTGCCCGCCCAACTTGAAACCGCGCTGAGCCGGGTGCACACCCAGCAATATCATCACTGGCAAATCCTCAGTCGCGTGCTGGGGGAAAATGCCCATTATGGCCTCGTTGCCAGCGCCGCGATGGCAGCCGACTGTGATACCCTGGTTTACTACTGGCCGAAGAATAAGCCAGAAGCGCAGTATCAGCTGCAAAACCTGCTGGCGCTGCTGCCGATCGGCAGCGATATTTTTGTCGTTGGCGAAAATCGCAGCGGCGTGCGTAGCGCTGAACAGATGGTCGCTGATTGGGCAAAGCTGGAAAAGATCGACAGCGCCCGCCGCTGCGGTCTGTATCATGGCCGCCTTGACAGCCATCCCACCTTTGATGCCGACGCGTTCTGGGATGAATACCCGCTGGGCGAAATCACCGTCAAAACCTTACCGGGGGTGTTCAGCCGCGATGGCCTCGATATTGGCAGCCAGCTGTTGCTGTCCACCTTAAAACCGCATATGAAGGGCAAAGTGCTGGATGTGGGCTGCGGTGCCGGGGTGCTCTCCGCCATGCTGGCCAGCTTCTCACCGAAAGTTCGCCTGACATTGACCGACGTCAACGCGGCGGCGATTGCCTCCAGCAAAGCGACGCTGGCGGCCAATCAGCTGGAAGGCGACGTATTTGCCAGTAACGTCTGGTCCGACATCAGCGGGCGTTTCGATATGATTATGTCTAATCCGCCGTTCCATGATGGGGTACAAACCAGCCTGGATGCCGCACAGACGCTGATCCGTGGCGCGGTGAGCCACCTGAATACCGGCGGTGAGCTGCGGATCGTCGCTAACGCTTTCCTGCCCTATCCACAGGTGCTGGACGAAGCTTTCGGTAGCCATGAAGTGCTGCTGCAAAACGGCCGCTTTAAGGTTTATCGTGCCGTTAAGGGCCGCCCGGCCAAAAAATAA
- the tssJ gene encoding type VI secretion system lipoprotein TssJ, whose translation MHRLSIFRLVTQAFLLAAFTLLAGCVSTSRSVPAQYSLVFQAHPQINNSAPLKVRVLLLKSDADLMAADFYSLQTNPQGVLGQNLLNSEQFFLMPGQTDKKLAGQSSPEARYIGIMAEYQMLDGKKWRISLPVPLPAERHFYQFWQGDADNLRADIIADINGVRVVNARD comes from the coding sequence ATGCACAGACTTTCGATTTTTCGCCTGGTGACTCAGGCGTTTTTGCTGGCAGCCTTTACCCTGCTGGCAGGTTGTGTTTCCACTTCACGCAGCGTCCCCGCGCAGTACAGCCTGGTCTTTCAGGCACATCCTCAGATCAACAACTCGGCTCCGCTGAAAGTACGGGTGCTGCTGCTGAAGTCGGATGCGGATTTAATGGCGGCCGATTTCTATTCGCTGCAAACCAATCCGCAGGGCGTGCTGGGGCAAAACCTGTTGAACAGCGAGCAGTTTTTCCTGATGCCGGGGCAAACTGACAAAAAACTGGCCGGGCAGAGCAGCCCGGAGGCGCGGTATATCGGCATTATGGCGGAATATCAAATGCTTGATGGCAAAAAGTGGCGTATTTCACTGCCGGTTCCTCTCCCCGCAGAACGCCATTTTTATCAGTTCTGGCAGGGGGATGCGGATAATCTGCGTGCCGACATCATCGCCGATATCAACGGTGTCCGTGTTGTTAATGCCCGCGATTAG
- a CDS encoding DNA polymerase III subunit psi: MSPRRDWLLQQMGITQYTLRRPRALQGEIAITLPAETRLVIVADNPPMLHDPLVVDVLRALNLQQPQVQVLTPDQLAMLPDNARCPSWRLGLEAPVTLAGTQIASPVLAELYHNAEAKRSLWQQICQHESDFFTHPARP, translated from the coding sequence ATGTCTCCCAGACGTGACTGGTTATTACAGCAAATGGGTATTACGCAGTACACGCTGCGGCGTCCGCGCGCCTTGCAGGGCGAGATTGCGATCACGTTACCCGCTGAAACCCGCCTGGTGATCGTGGCGGATAATCCGCCCATGCTGCACGATCCGCTGGTGGTGGACGTTTTGCGCGCCCTCAATCTGCAGCAACCGCAGGTGCAGGTACTTACTCCTGACCAGCTGGCAATGCTGCCGGATAATGCCCGCTGTCCCAGTTGGCGTTTAGGGCTGGAAGCCCCGGTGACGTTAGCCGGAACCCAAATTGCTTCGCCCGTACTGGCGGAGCTTTATCACAATGCCGAGGCCAAACGGTCGCTCTGGCAGCAAATTTGCCAACATGAATCTGATTTCTTTACTCACCCCGCACGACCTTGA